A window of Ranitomeya variabilis isolate aRanVar5 chromosome 2, aRanVar5.hap1, whole genome shotgun sequence contains these coding sequences:
- the LOC143803660 gene encoding uncharacterized protein LOC143803660 — translation MMPRKRFKSIIDFSDTEDNSDDDDFSQSHPRKRPIPRSPGQVNISGFNSGSTPSLPDLSLPPTDHGPDSTNCSDAIILIDDDDDSYRAGTSTYNNLILPTSDDPDSSTCSYYTANEDDDFNRAGTSSYTNLILPTSDDPDSSTCSYYSTNEDADFNRAGTSSYTSKLSFLDTIQVYVIVEITMSFLYCHRSVSKMNNYKGADLELEQ, via the exons ATGATGCCAAGAAAGCGATTTAAGAGTATTATAGATTTCTCTGACACCGAGGACAACAGTGATGATGACGACTTCAGTCAG TCTCATCCAAGAAAGAGGCCAATTCCAAGGTCTCCTGGCCAAGTAAACATCAGTGGCTTCAATTCGGGCTCGACTCCGAGTTTACCAG ATCTGAGTTTACCACCTACAGACCATGGTCCGGACAGTACCAACTG CTCCGATGCCATCATTcttattgatgatgatgatgattcctATAGGGCAGGAACTTCCACATATAATA ATCTGATTTTACCAACTTCAGATGATCCGGACAGTTCCACCTG CTCCTATTACACCGCTAATGAAGATGACGATTTCAATAGGGCAGGAACTTCCTCATATACTA ATCTGATTTTACCAACTTCAGATGATCCGGACAGTTCCACCTG CTCCTATTACAGCACTAATGAAGATGCCGATTTCAATAGGGCAGGAACTTCCTCATATACTAGTAAGTTATCATTTCTAGACACAATTCAGGTTTATGTTATTGTAGAAATAACAATGAGTTTTCTGTACTGTCACAGGTCAGTTTCTAAAATGAACAATTACAAGGGCGCTGATCTGGAGTTGGAACAGTGA